The Lentzea guizhouensis genome contains a region encoding:
- a CDS encoding medium chain dehydrogenase/reductase family protein, translating into MNATTATTRATEIVLPGVVEPDGLHVQVRELPAPAQGQAVLRMEATGVSFAEQQMRLGKYYDQPAFPFVPGYDVVGTVVAVGAGVDPLMKGRRFAAVTKVGSWASHLAVAAADLVPVPDGIDPAAAETVLVNGVTAWQMMYRTAKVKRGDTIVVLGANGGVGSTLVQLARHAGIKVIGTASARHHDAVRALGAAEVIDYRDPDMYDRIRELAPEGVDAVFDHVGGAGLQESWKLLRRGGALVNYGSAATKDEPGNGTVAVLKLFARLMVWNALPNGKRAGFYNFWAGKRFRTETFRARLAEDLTQVLRLVGKGVLTPQIAARVPLTEASAALKLAESRTVLGKVVIVPGP; encoded by the coding sequence ATGAACGCCACCACCGCCACCACCCGCGCCACCGAGATCGTCCTGCCCGGTGTGGTCGAGCCGGACGGCCTGCACGTGCAGGTCCGCGAGCTGCCGGCGCCGGCGCAGGGACAGGCGGTGCTGCGGATGGAGGCCACCGGGGTCTCGTTCGCCGAGCAGCAGATGCGCCTGGGCAAGTACTACGACCAGCCGGCGTTCCCGTTCGTGCCCGGTTACGACGTGGTCGGCACGGTGGTCGCGGTCGGCGCCGGGGTCGACCCGCTGATGAAGGGCCGCCGGTTCGCCGCCGTCACCAAGGTCGGCAGCTGGGCGAGCCACCTGGCCGTCGCCGCGGCCGACCTCGTGCCGGTGCCGGACGGCATCGACCCCGCCGCCGCCGAGACGGTCCTGGTCAACGGCGTCACGGCGTGGCAGATGATGTACCGCACCGCCAAGGTGAAGCGCGGCGACACGATCGTGGTGCTCGGCGCGAACGGCGGCGTGGGCTCGACGCTGGTGCAGCTGGCCAGGCACGCCGGCATCAAGGTGATCGGCACGGCGTCCGCTCGTCATCACGACGCGGTGCGCGCGCTCGGTGCCGCCGAGGTGATCGACTACCGCGACCCGGACATGTACGACCGCATCCGCGAACTCGCCCCCGAGGGTGTCGACGCGGTGTTCGACCACGTCGGCGGCGCGGGCCTGCAGGAGTCGTGGAAGCTGCTGCGCCGTGGTGGCGCGCTGGTCAACTACGGCTCCGCCGCGACGAAGGACGAGCCGGGCAACGGCACGGTGGCGGTGCTCAAGCTGTTCGCGCGGCTGATGGTGTGGAACGCGCTGCCCAACGGCAAGCGCGCGGGCTTCTACAACTTCTGGGCGGGCAAGCGGTTCCGCACCGAGACGTTCCGCGCTCGCCTCGCCGAGGACCTCACGCAGGTGCTCCGGCTGGTGGGCAAGGGCGTGCTGACGCCGCAGATCGCCGCACGGGTCCCGCTGACCGAGGCTTCCGCCGCGCTGAAGCTGGCCGAGTCCCGCACCGTTCTGGGCAAGGTCGTCATCGTCCCAGGGCCGTGA
- a CDS encoding ribose-phosphate diphosphokinase gives MRDIAVFTGSAHPELAAEICRHLGVDLSPSRVTRFANDCLEVQLQANCRERDVFLIQPLVPPVQEHLVELLLMLDAARGASAARTTVVLPHYAYARSDKKDAPRISIGGRLVADLMVAAGASRVLAMTLHSPQVHGFFSVPVDHLHALRELAAHFSQHDLTNTVVVSPDLGNAKEAAHFARILGVPVAAGAKQRFADDKVQISTVIGDVAGRDVIVLDDEIAKGSTVIELLDKLRERGAGSIRVACTHGLFSAGALDRLQAFDDVLEIVATNTVPIPEDKKVPKLQVLSIAPALAEAMRRINVGESVSTLFEAP, from the coding sequence GTGCGCGACATCGCTGTCTTCACCGGTTCCGCCCATCCAGAGCTCGCTGCCGAGATCTGCCGCCATCTCGGCGTCGACCTCTCGCCCAGCCGTGTCACGCGGTTCGCCAACGACTGCCTCGAAGTGCAGTTGCAGGCGAACTGCCGTGAACGGGACGTGTTCCTGATCCAACCGCTCGTGCCGCCGGTCCAGGAACACCTGGTCGAGCTGCTCCTGATGCTCGACGCCGCCCGCGGCGCCTCCGCCGCGCGCACCACCGTCGTCCTCCCGCACTACGCCTACGCCCGCTCGGACAAGAAGGACGCACCGCGCATCTCGATCGGCGGCCGCCTGGTCGCCGACCTGATGGTCGCCGCGGGTGCCTCTCGCGTGCTCGCCATGACACTGCACTCCCCGCAGGTGCACGGCTTCTTCTCCGTCCCCGTCGACCACCTGCACGCCCTGCGTGAACTGGCCGCGCACTTCTCCCAGCACGACCTCACGAACACCGTCGTCGTCTCCCCCGACCTCGGCAACGCCAAGGAGGCAGCGCACTTCGCCCGCATCCTCGGCGTCCCGGTCGCCGCCGGCGCCAAGCAGCGCTTCGCTGACGACAAGGTGCAGATCTCGACGGTGATCGGCGACGTGGCCGGCCGCGACGTGATCGTGCTCGACGACGAGATCGCCAAGGGCTCCACCGTGATCGAGCTGCTGGACAAGCTGCGCGAACGCGGTGCCGGCTCGATCCGGGTGGCGTGCACGCACGGGTTGTTCTCCGCCGGGGCGCTGGACCGGTTGCAGGCGTTCGACGACGTGCTGGAGATCGTCGCGACGAACACCGTGCCGATCCCGGAGGACAAGAAGGTGCCGAAGCTGCAGGTGCTGTCGATCGCGCCGGCGCTGGCGGAGGCGATGAGGCGGATCAACGTCGGCGAGTCGGTGTCGACGCTCTTCGAGGCCCCGTAG
- a CDS encoding PHP domain-containing protein, with translation MSEVARRRFLQGAGALGVAGALGTGRAAASPRYHWLSGDHHAHTQYSYDGMYTIEQQIRGALRHGTDWLVITDHGHAAHEAHSVEATAADIKRAQRKFPQLLLWHGMEWNVPGAEHATLFFEDCRDEAGVLRDFERQFDWRLNGAEASSPANERKALDAIRWIQTKIRNGTMKSALVFVNHPLRNGRVAPHELRNMRDLAPDIVVGMEGAPGAQGDGDPVRGPGGYRGGYANSPGSNSYAAYPPEAYRTYGGFDWMTAKLGGVWDSLLAEGLGWWITSNSDSHFNSRDTIVRVPEPGNQFDVTGKHLDPVDTGPPQVLPPYVDFFPCEFSRTVVGATRRTRGAVMEGLRAGRAWVSHGGLVDDLRFAIYGTGGAAGLGERLRVRRGSDVTVLVKVRLATRPNSAGFIPRLRRLDLVKGAVTGRTTSETLSTPHVNVERSFEPRWHYAVFTHTFRNVREPFYLRLRGTDGNRGAFEPQADTPGAANPWEDLWCYTNPIFVEVR, from the coding sequence ATGTCCGAAGTGGCCCGCAGACGGTTCCTGCAGGGAGCGGGTGCGCTCGGCGTGGCGGGAGCGCTGGGCACCGGGCGCGCGGCCGCTTCCCCGCGCTACCACTGGCTTTCCGGCGACCACCACGCGCACACGCAGTACTCCTACGACGGCATGTACACGATCGAGCAGCAGATCCGCGGTGCGTTGCGGCACGGCACGGACTGGCTGGTGATCACGGACCACGGCCATGCGGCGCACGAGGCGCATTCGGTCGAGGCGACGGCCGCGGACATCAAGCGCGCACAGCGGAAGTTCCCGCAGTTGTTGTTGTGGCACGGCATGGAGTGGAACGTTCCGGGTGCCGAGCACGCGACGTTGTTCTTCGAGGACTGCCGCGACGAGGCCGGGGTGCTGCGCGACTTCGAGCGGCAGTTCGACTGGCGGCTCAACGGCGCCGAGGCGTCCAGCCCGGCGAATGAGCGCAAGGCCCTCGACGCGATCCGGTGGATCCAGACCAAGATCCGCAACGGCACGATGAAGTCGGCGCTGGTGTTCGTGAACCACCCGCTGCGCAACGGCCGGGTGGCGCCGCACGAGCTGCGGAACATGCGCGACCTGGCGCCGGACATCGTTGTCGGCATGGAGGGCGCACCGGGTGCGCAGGGCGACGGCGACCCGGTGCGCGGACCCGGCGGGTACCGCGGTGGGTATGCGAACAGCCCCGGTTCGAACTCCTACGCGGCCTACCCGCCCGAGGCCTACCGGACCTACGGCGGTTTCGACTGGATGACCGCGAAGCTCGGCGGCGTGTGGGACTCGCTGCTCGCCGAGGGCCTCGGCTGGTGGATCACGTCGAACTCCGACTCGCACTTCAACTCGCGCGACACGATCGTCCGCGTGCCAGAGCCGGGGAACCAGTTCGACGTCACCGGCAAGCACCTCGACCCGGTCGACACCGGACCGCCCCAGGTCCTGCCGCCTTATGTCGACTTCTTCCCCTGTGAATTTTCACGGACCGTGGTCGGCGCGACCCGGCGCACGCGTGGTGCGGTGATGGAGGGACTGCGGGCCGGCCGGGCGTGGGTCTCGCACGGCGGCCTGGTCGACGACCTGCGGTTCGCGATCTACGGCACCGGTGGCGCGGCCGGCCTGGGCGAACGGCTCCGCGTACGCCGCGGTTCGGACGTGACGGTGCTGGTCAAGGTGCGTCTGGCAACTCGCCCGAACAGCGCCGGGTTCATCCCCCGATTGCGTAGGCTGGACCTCGTCAAGGGCGCGGTCACCGGTCGCACGACTTCTGAAACGTTGTCCACGCCACATGTGAACGTCGAGCGGTCCTTCGAGCCGCGCTGGCACTATGCGGTCTTCACGCACACGTTCCGCAACGTCCGGGAGCCCTTCTACCTCAGACTGCGTGGAACCGACGGCAACCGCGGCGCGTTCGAACCGCAGGCGGACACTCCGGGAGCCGCGAACCCGTGGGAGGACCTGTGGTGCTACACCAACCCGATCTTCGTGGAGGTCAGGTGA
- a CDS encoding TetR/AcrR family transcriptional regulator, which translates to MTNTESAAPARRRNRRGEGGKLREEIIAAAVALLDEGGDERAVTLRSVARKAGIAAPSIYAHFADQPSIMLAVVQQEMAVLTAALREADAAADRNGRSRLFAVCNAYLDFARQHPQRYRIMFGGLWTPSVEDTSITDADLESLGVEAFTLLVEVLGACIEEGVAHASDDLYGDSVALWLGLHGLAHQRAVVRKMPGPEDVAERLIKALAHLK; encoded by the coding sequence GTGACGAACACGGAGTCCGCAGCCCCCGCACGCAGGCGAAACCGTCGCGGCGAGGGGGGGAAACTGCGCGAAGAGATCATCGCGGCGGCAGTGGCCCTGCTCGACGAGGGCGGCGACGAACGCGCGGTCACCCTGCGCTCGGTCGCGCGCAAGGCGGGCATCGCGGCCCCGTCCATCTACGCGCACTTCGCGGACCAGCCCTCGATCATGCTGGCCGTGGTGCAACAGGAGATGGCCGTCCTGACCGCCGCCCTGCGCGAAGCCGACGCCGCCGCGGACCGGAACGGGCGCTCACGGCTCTTCGCGGTGTGCAACGCCTACCTGGACTTCGCCCGGCAGCACCCGCAGCGCTACCGGATCATGTTCGGTGGCCTGTGGACGCCGTCGGTGGAGGACACCTCGATCACCGACGCCGACCTCGAGTCGTTGGGCGTGGAGGCGTTCACCCTGCTCGTCGAGGTGCTCGGCGCGTGCATCGAGGAGGGGGTCGCGCATGCGAGCGACGACCTCTACGGCGACTCGGTGGCGTTGTGGCTCGGGCTGCACGGGCTGGCGCACCAGCGGGCGGTGGTGCGGAAGATGCCGGGGCCGGAGGACGTGGCGGAGCGCCTGATCAAGGCGCTCGCGCACTTGAAGTAA